One Thermoanaerobacter kivui genomic window, TGCAACATTTAAAACAAACTTAATTGATTAGATTCTGGCAAATCGGTTAAACAGCCATACTGTTTTAATATTTCTATAACTGTTTTACTGACCTTTGTTCTGTTTCTAAAATCTTCAACAGATAGAAATTTGCCATTTTCTCTTTCTTGTGCAATTGCTTTGGCTGCTTGTATTCCTACTCCCTCTAAAGAATTAAGAGGTGGTAGCAATCCTTCTTCAGTAATCAAAAATTTGACTGCATCAGATTTATATAAGTCTACATTTATAAACTTAAATCCTCTTAGGTACATCTCTAAAGCTACTTCTAATACTGTTAAAAGGCTTTTTTCTTTAGGACTAGCATTATTTCCTTTCGCTTCTATCTCTTTTATAGCATTTTTTATGCTGTCTTTCCCTTTTAATACAATATCCAAATTAAAGTCATCTGCTCTAACGGTAAAGTAAGTAGCATAAAAGGCTTCTGGATAATGAACTTTAAAATAAGCAATTCGAAATGCCATTATTACGTATGCCACAGCATGGGCCTTAGGAAACATATATTTTATTTTTTGGCAAGACTCAATAAACCAATTTGGAACACCGTGTTTTCTCATTTCTTCTATTTCTTCTTGTGTTACACCTTTGCCTTTCCTCACATTTTCCATTATTTTGAAAGACAATTTTTTGTCCATACCTTTGCTTATCAAATAAAGCATTATGTCATCTCTTGTAGATATTACTTCTTTTAATGTAGCTATTCCTTCTCTTATTATATCCTGAGCATTGTTAAGCCATACATCAGTGCCGTGAGAAAGTCCACTTATGCGTACTAGTTCTGCAAAAGTAGTAGGACAAGTGTCAATAAGCATTTGTCTTACAAACTTTGTACCAAACTCAGGTAATCCTAAAGTACCCACAGGAGTATTTAGCTCTTCAGGGTCTATTCCCAATGCTTCTACACTGGTAAATAAACTCATAGTTTTTTTATCATCTAAAGGAATTTCTCTTGCATTAATGCCGGTTAAATCCTCCAGCATTCTTATAACTGTAGGGTCATCATGCCCTAAAATATCCAGTTTTAAAAGCCTTCCGCTTATTGAATGGTAGTCAAAATGAGTTGTTATAACATCGGTGTCTTCTGCATCTGCAGGATGCTGTATAGGAGTAAAATCGTAAATGCTTTTATCTTTAGGGACAACCATAATTCCACCTGGATGTTGTCCTGTAGTTCTTTTCACTCCTGTACAGCCCATTGTCAACCTTTTAATTTCAGATTTATGAACTACCAAATTACGCTCTTCAAAATATTTTTTGACGTAACCAAACGCGGTTTTGTCTGCAAGAGTTCCAATAGTACCTGCTCTGAAAACATGCCCTTTACCAAAAAGTTCTTCCGTGTATTTGTGAGCGACGGGCTGATATTCTCCTGAGAAATTAAGGTCTATGTCTGGTTCTTTGTCTCCTTCAAACCCTAAAAACACCTCAAAAGGTATGTCAAAACCGTCTTTTTTCATTAACGTTCCACAAGAAGGGCAAACTTTGTCGGGCATGTCTACTCCGCAACCATAGCTGCCATCAGTTATAAATTCAGAGTGTTTGCAATTAGGACAAACATAATGGGGTGGAAGTGGATTAACCTCTGTTATTCCACTCATAGTAGCAACTAAAGAAGAACCTACAGAACCTCTTGACCCCACTAAGTAACCATCTTTTAACGACTTAGAAACTAATTTTTGCGCTATTATATACATTACCGCATAACCGTTGTTGATTATAGAATTCAACTCTCTATCAAGGCGACTTTGAACTATTTCAGGTAGAGGGTTACCATATATCTCATGAGCTTTCGTGAGTGTAAGCCTTCTTAATTCTTCCTCTGCCCCCTCAATAACAGGCGGAAAAGTACCATCTGGAATGGGTTTAACCTCTTCAATTGAATCCGCAATTTTATTTGGATTATCAATTACAATTTCTTTTGCTACTTCTTCTCCCAAGTATTCAAATTCTTTTAACATCTCATCAGTAGTCTTAAAATACAGAGGCGGTTGCCTATCTGCATCTTTATATCCTTTACCTACCATTAAAATCTTTCGGTATATATCATCCCATGGGTCTAAAAAGTGTACGTCTCCAGTTGCCACTACAAGTTTGTTGTATTTTTTCCCTAATTGATAAATCTTTTTGTTTATTTCCTTTAAATCTTCTATACTTTTGACTTCACCTTTTTCAATCAAAAATTCATTATTGCCAATTGGCTGTACTTCTAAATAATCGTAAAATGCTATGATACTTTCTAATTTGTTTTCTTCTAAGTTAGAAACAATCGCTCTAAAAACTTCTCCTTGTTCGCAAGCAGAACCTATTATAAGCCCTTCTCTCATGCTGATGAGCAAACTTTTAGGGATTCGAGGTGTTCTATGAAAGTATTCCAAATTAGATTTAGATATTATTTCGTATAAATTTCTCAGTCCTCTTTGGTCTTTAACTAGTACAGTGACATGATAAACAGGAAGTTTTTTTATGTCTACTTGGCTTTCTTTCAAAACTGTGTTTATTTCACTTACTTTTTTTATGTTTAATTCTTTCAATTTATCAAGAGATTTTATAAATATCTCTGCTGTAGCCATTGCGTCATCTACAGCTCTGTGGTGATGTTCTAATTTTACTTGAAGATGTTCCGCTACTGTGTCTAACTTATAATTTTTTAATTCTTTAAAAAGGTGTCTACTCAATTCCAAAGTGTCTAACACAGCATTTTTAATGTTCAAATTCAATCTTTTAGCTTTAGACTTTATAAAAGATACGTCAAAATTTGCATTGTGAGCTACCAAAACGCTGTTTGATGCAAATTCTAAAAACTTTGGCAGAACTTTTTCTATGGTAGGAGCATCTTTCACCATCGATTCGTTGATTCCTGTAAGCTTTGTTATAAAAGAAGAAATGGGTACACGCGGATTTACAAATGTCTCAAAGGTGTCTACTATTTTTCCTCCTTTTATTTTTACTGCCCCAATTTCTATTATTTCATCATTTATATTTGAAAGGCCAGTAGTTTCTATATCAAAGACAGTAAATTCATCCTCTAAAGTTAAATCTGTTTCACCTGTTACAATTGGTATACCATCATCTACTAAGTATCCTTCTACCCCGTATATAACTTTTACGCCGTACTTTTGAGACGCTTCCATGGCTTCAGGGAATGCCTGAACAACAGCATGGTCTGTTACGGCAATAGCCTTGTGCCCCCACTCTGCTGCTCTTTTAACCAAATCAGTTATGGAAGCTACAGCGTCCATACTGCTCATTTGAGTGTGAAGGTGCAATTCTACCCTCTTTTCTTTGCTTAAATCTTCTCTAACTCTTGGTGCAACCAATTGCAAATCTTTTAAGTTGATTATCAAGTCCCCTTCATATTTATCGTATATCACTGTTCCTCTCACTTTTACAAAAGCGTCAATATCAATAACTTCTTTTAAAGAAGAGTATTTGTCTTCTGTCAAAAAAGCCTTCACAGCTATAGAAGAAGTGTAATCAGTAATATCAAAGGTCATCAAAATCTTGGACTTCAATTCTTTGAAATCGACAGAAAATATTTTACCCTCAATTACAACCTCTTCGCTTTCTGCAGAAATATCTTTTATAGGTATTGCTGCTTCTTTTATTTCTTTTCCCACCAGCACTTTCAAATCTTTTTGCTTTTCTATCTTGTCAGTAATTTCTTTGCTATTTCTAGTAACTTCCTCTATAATTTTTGTATCTTCTTCTATTATTTTTCCCAAGGTATTCTCAAACTCTTCATTTAAAACCACATCTATATCAACTGAAAAATCATATTCTTCTTTTAAAAGCTCTTTAATGGCAAAGGCTATTTTATTAGCTTTGATAAATTCATATACAACTTCATTAGGAGCTTCCAGAACTAATCTGTTTTCTCTAAGATTTATGTTGCAGGTCTTTAAAAAACTAAGAGCAGAAGTAAAATTTTCACTTACGCGAATAACTATAGATTCAAAATTGTCTATAACATCTTGTAAGTTATTCAAAGTTTTAGGTTTTTCTATTACTATATCGATGTCTTTAACTAAAGGAAGTTTTGTTAAAATAAAGCTTTTAAGCTTTTGCATTTCTGCAGTTTTTTTGTTATCACCTATAACATTAAGTATCAATTTTCTCTCTTTTTTTATCAATTTAACTCTCTTGATGTGAAATTCATTTTGCAAAAAAGACGGAATCATCAAATCCCTCTTTCTATACCCACATTTTTATAATATCAAAATACATTCTAAGGCGCGCATAAAATCCTCTAAAAAATCCTAATTTTTCCTCTTTCATTACGTGAGTCATATTTTCTAAAGGCACATTCACAATCCGCAGATTGTTTTTTATTGCGTGCCTATTCAAAGCAATTTCTACGCCAAATCTGCTCATTTCCATCTCCTGTATGTTTTCTAGGAATTTTCTTTTTATCGCTCTTTGACCTGATAAAAAAGGAGCAACTTTTTGTGCAAAATCTGTAAATTTTCTTCCTCCAGCAAAAATTCCGATTGTCATATCTGCTTCATCTTTTAAAACAGGATTTACAAGACTTAAAAAGTGCTTTTCTGTAAGTCCAATTAAATCCGCATCTAACATTACGATAATATCGCCTTTTGAGTTTTCTATTCCTGCTTTTAAAGCCTTGCCTTTCCCTGAATTTTCTTCTAAATCAAACACCTTTACATTATATTTAAGAGCTTGTTCTTTTGTATCATCAGTAGAGCCGTCATTGACTACTATGATTTCATCAATAATATCTATCTTTTCTAACACAGATAAAACCCTGCCTATGTTTTTGCCTTCATTAAAAGCAGGTACTATGACAGAAATCATTAAAAATCCTCCTTAACTAACCTCTCAATTTCCTTCATCAACTCATCTACAAGGTCTTTTTCTTTTACCTTTTTATACACTTTGCCTTTTTTAAAAATCAACCCTTCTCCATCTCCACCTGCTATACCGATATCCGCTTCTTTTGCTTCACCCGGTCCATTTACTGCACATCCCATAACAGCAACCTTTAAGGGCTTTTTAATATGCATCGTCCTTTTTTCTACTTCTTCTGCTAACTTTATCAAGTCAATTTTTGTTCTGCCGCAGGTAGGGCAAGAAATAATTTCTACTCCTTCTTTTAGAAGGCCTAAAGAACGTAAAATCTGTTTTCCTACTCTTATCTCATGGACTGGGTCACCTGTTAGAGAAACTCGTATTGTGTCTCCTATTCCTAAATAAAGTAATGTTCCTATTCCTATAGCAGATTTTATAGTACCAGCTTCAATAGTCCCCGCCTCCGTTATACCTACGTGCAATGGATAATTTACTTTTGAAGAAGCAAGTTTATAAGCTTCTATAGTAAGTGGTACATTTGGAGTTTTCAACGAAATAACTATATCATAAAAGCCTAACTTTTCTAAAATTAAAACATTTTTTAAAGCGCTTTCCACAACTGCTTCGGCAGTTACTCCCTTGTATTTGTTTAATATTTCTTTTTTCAACGATCCAGAATTTACCCCTATTCTAATAGGAATGCCTCTTTCCTTTGCCATTTCTACCACTTTTTTGATATTTTCTTCTTTTCCTATGTTTCCGGGATTAATTCTTATTTTGTCCGCTCCATTTTCAATTGATTTTATTGCGAGGCGATAGTCAAAATGAATATCTGCTACCAAAGGAATATTTATATTTTTCTTTATTTCTTTTATTGCTTCAGCCGCTTTCATATCTGGAACAGCAACTCTTATAATATCACAGCCTTCAGCTTCTAGTCTTTTTATCTGCTCAATTGTTTTTTCAATATCGTGGGTATCCGTGTTAGTCATAGACTGAACCAAAATTGGATTATTTCCTCCAATTTTTTTATTGCCTATTTTGACCTCACAAGTAATTTTTCTCATTTTTATCACCTTTTAAAAAATACGTAAAATATCCCTATAGGTTGCAAAAATCAACAAAGCAATCAACAATAAAAAACCTAAATAATGAATATAGCCTTCTTTTTCAGGTGGCAAGGGTTTACCTCTTACTGCTTCTGCTAACACAAACAGAATCCTTCCACCGTCTAAAGCCGGTAGGGGCAATAGATTAAAAAGGCCTAAATTTACACTTATTATACCAACTGCCTGTACAATGCCAACTGGACCCATAATATCATTTGCAGAAACTTTACCTGTAATCAAATAACAAGTGATAATATTATCATTTTTGAGAAATATAAGGTCTGATAAATGGAAATTTTAAAAGCGAAGTAACATAATCTTTAATATTCTGGTACTATCCCTATCATTTTATTCGAGGTTTTATTATCAAAAATAGCCTTTATTTCTTTTGTTAAAATAATATCATCTCTTTCTATTTTTAAACTGATAACTCTATTATTTAAATTTATAATTTTTTCTAATTCATTCCATTAATTTATTTTGGTATTATTAACCATAATAATTTTATCAGCAGATAAAATTCTCGCTTTTGTGCTGGATATCCGTTTATTACAGATTTTACTTGAGGTATTTGACCACCAATATTGTAAAACGCTATAAAAAGCAGAAAAAAAGCTAAAATTACATTCATAACGGGACCGACTGCAAAAAACCATTGTTCTTTGCAATATTTTTATTTTACACTAAACAAACATTAAATAGTTCTTTTAATGATTGTATAAAGGTCTATGACAGATTGAATATTGTTTTCACTAGTGAAACTTTTTAATTGTTCTTTTAGCAATAGTAACATTTTTTAAAACCTCCTTCTTGGTTTAGGTTATAATCCAATTTTTCACCAAGAAGGAGGTTTTAAACAGTCTATACATTTTTTTACAGTATCTTTATGCCACATCATAAGGTGGTAAAGGCAATGGTGTAGTTATGTAATTAGTCAATGCTTTTAAAAACCAAATCAATTGCATTTTTATCCATCCCCCTTTTCTTAAAATTATTTAGGTCTTTGCAGAATCCCAAAATCCTTATGGAGTAAGGGATTCTGCTGTATATTTTCAAAGGAATTACCCCGCTTTCGTCGAATTTATATAAAAGACCAAATCACGAAAAGAAAGGGAGGAACTCCTATCAAAACCAAAGCTAAACAACTTTCTCTCTCCGATATTTACGTTGATGTTCAATCCTTCTTTGAAGAAGATAAAACCAATTTGTTTATCCAAAAAATTCTCTCTATCCCTACTGTTCAACTCCTTGTCATTAAGAGAGCTTTGTGGCTTTAAAAGAGTTCCTCATCCTTCTCAATTCTCTAGATTTAAATCCATTTTCCTCAAAGATTTGGAGAATTTCTTCAATAATCTTGTTAATTTAACTGAATCTATTTGTCAGGCTATTAATCCTTCACTTTCTAATATCCTCATCGCTGATACTATTGGTTTTGAACCTTATGTCAGAGAAAATAATCCTAAGTTCTTTGATTCCCTTTATAGAAATATTAAAAAGTTCTCTAAATCTAATCCTGATTTTGATGCTCACTCTTATGCTTGTTCTAAAATGCCTAAGTTCGCTCACTCTAATCCTGATGCCAAATTCTCTTATATTAATGGCCATTATTGTTACTCTATCAAAGCTACCATCCTCACTAATGGCTTAGGCATTATTCAGCATATTAGTTTCTATGACGATGATTCTTTAGATGTTAATACTGCTAAATCTGCTGCCGAGTCTAAAGATTTATATGATTCTAAAACTTTAATCCCTTCTCTTAAGGAATTCTTTAATTTACATCCTATTTTCTCTTATAGATACTTCTTAGGTGACGCCGGGTTTGATTCTTTTGATAATTATAAATACTTGTTCTCAAAGCTTGGCATAATACCTATTATCCCTATTAACCCTCGAAATTCTAAAAACTTACTTCAACCTACTTTTAACTCTGATGGTATCCCTACCTGCCCCCGTGACCCTTCTCTTAAAATGTCCTATGATGGCATCGTTCGGGAAAAAGGTAGAACTACCAGAATTAAATGGCTTTGCCCTATGTCCAAAAAAGTTAGACTAAACGGTAAAACTACTTATATCCTTCAATGTGATAACCCCTGTACCTCTTCTAAATGCGGCAGAATATTCTATACTACCCTTAATATTGATTTTAGAAAAAATACTGTTGTCCCTCGTAACTCTAAAAAGTGGTCCAAACTTTATGAAAAACGCCCTATTATTGAAAAATCTATTTCTCTTTTAAAAAGTTCTATCGCTGTTGATAGCTTTAAACTCATAAATACTAGGTCTATCAAAGCTGATGTTTTTCTTGGGGCTATCACTCAACATATTGGTTTAATTATTACTGCAAAGCTTGGTACTTTTGAACATCCTTTATCTTTAAAAAAACTTTTGGCTTGATGACTTGTTCTTATGGTTTGATTCGTTTGTCACCTTCTTACATTAAAAAGGTGTGTTAAGTTTTGTCTTTTGGGGATTTGTATCTTTCTTCCATTTCTCTTTTTTTACTTTGAGTCTTAAATTAACATGTAATTTTCCTCTTTTACCCCTAATAATGTAACTTTTTTACTTTGATATTTACTTCATTTTGCAATCACCTAGTAAAATTTTTTGTTCTTTTATTCTCATGTCTGCTCCCAAACTCTATAGTATAGCAAAATAGTTTAAGAAATTTCATTTATATTTTACCATATATTTATAACTTGTCAATATCTTCTTGGCAAAATGATAGTGTTCATTTACTGTATAAAAATAAATTGTATTTGTCAAGTGAAAAGTACTTCAAATTTCAAATGAATTTACCTTCACTTATGATATAAAAACCATGCAATATTTTAACTCTTTATCTATTCCTCCATTTGGAGGGTTATTTTATTTTAAAAATTGTTCACTCTATCTGCTGTTGTATAGACGTTCGCAAAAAGTTTGTGGTAGCTGCTATTCCTATTACTGATTCTAATAATGTTACTACTTATGTTAAACGGCGCTTTTCTACCTTTAACTCTGACCTTATAAACTAAAAGATTGGCTTCTTAGTTACAATTGTTTTGAAGTTTGCATGGAGTCTACAGGTAAGTATTGGCTCTACATTTTTAATGTTCCTGAAAAATTCTGTCATGTTATTATTGCTAACCCTAAGTATCTCGATGCTATTAAAGGCCAAAAAGATGATACGGATACTCCCTGGATTGCCGATTCGTTCAAATTCGGATTCGGAACTGTTCCTTCTGTGATGTTAGTATATTAAAAAAGCAATTAAGTTTTTGGAAAAAGAAGGCTGTACTATTATCATTCCGGCAACAATATAATAGCTCTCATTATTCCATCACTTACTACTGGCAGCCTCTTATAGGATGCTCTTATTGGTGTGCATAAATTCCAAAATTTTACTTTTATACTACCACCTTATTTAAAACATACGTAAAACATCTCGGTAAGTAACAAAAAGTATTAATGCAATTAGAATCATAAAACCAATATAGTGTATATAACCTTCTTTTTCGGGGGTAACTGGTTCACCTCTTACAGCTTCTATTAAAACAAAAAGTATCCTCCCGCCATCAAGAGCAGGAAATGGTAAAAGATTAAAAAGCCCCAAGTATGCACTTATAAAAGCAGAAAAAGTCATTAAATTTAATAAACCTGTTTTTGCTACAGTACCAATTGTATATACAATACCAACAGGTCCCATTATATCATTCGCAGATACTTTGCCACCTATAAGCATACCAAGTGTTATCACAATCATTTTTAAAAAATATACAGTTTTATCTATCGCATTTGTAAAAGCCCAAGGCAGTGACCTCTTATACTCTGGTATAATTCCTATCATGTTTTTAGAGGATTGTTTATCAAAAACAGGTTTTATATCTTTTGTTATAATATTTGAATCTCTTTCAATAGTTATTTGTATTTCTTTATCTTTTGTAGAACTTATGGCTTTTTCTAACTCCTCCCATGTATTTATCTTTGTATTATTTACCATTACAATTTTGTCCCCCGGCAAAATTCCTGCTTTTTCAGCGGGATAGCCTTCCATTACGGATTTTATTTGGGGAATAGGCCTACCTATGCTAAAAAATACAATAAAAAGCAATAAAAAAGCTAATAGTATATTCATTAAAGGACCTGCAGCAAAGACAGCTAACCTTACAGGCCAAGGCTTATTTACTATAGCCAGCGGGTCATTAGATTTTTCATCTTCACCTTCTAAAGCAACATAACCACCGAATAGCAATGCTCTAAAAGAATACTCTGTTTCTCCGTATTTCTTTTTAAAAAGTCGTGGACCAAAGCCAATAGAAAATTCATTTACTCTAGCTCCAGAAAGTTTTGCAACGATAAAATGTCCAAATTCGTGAAACATTACTAAAACGCTTAAAACAATTATACTTATCAGTATTGTCAAAATGTATCACCTCATATATTTTTTTGCTATTTTTTCCTTAACCTCTTTATCCACATTTATTATATCATCTAAAGTTGGATTTTGTATATTATTATGTTCTTTCATGCTCTCCTCTATGATTTCAGCTATTTGTAAAAATTCTATTTTTTTATTTAAAAACAGTGACACAGCTATTTCATCAGCCGCATTTAATACGGTAGTCATAGTTCCGCCAATTTTTAAAGCCTCATATGCTAACGACAAACATCTAAAAGTTTCTAAATCGGGTTTTTCAAAAGTTAGCTGAGTCGTAATAGAAAAATCCAAAAAATTTATTCCATTTATGTAATTGCGAGTAGGATAATTTAATGCATACTGAATAGGTATCCTCATATCGGCAGTAGCCAATTGTGCAATTACACTACCATCTATATATTCTACCATTGAGTGAATTATACTCTGGGGATGCACAATCACATCAATTTTATCTTCAGAAATGTCAAAGAGCCATTTTGCTTCTATTACTTCAAACCCTTTATTCATCAAAGTTGCAGAATCAACAGTGATTTTTTTCCCCATTTTCCAATTAGGATGCCTTAATGTTTGCTCGACCGTCACTTTTTTTAAATCCTCGTATTTCATTCCTCTAAAGGGTCCGCCAGAAGCAGTCAAAATCAAGCGAGATATTTCTTTTTTATCATTTCCTCTTAAACACTGTAGTATTGCTGAATGTTCACTGTCAACAGGTAAAAAATTTATTTTCTTTTTTTTGGCCAAATCCATTACAATTTTCCCAGCTGTTACTAATACTTCTTTATTAGCCAGTGCTATGTCTTTTCCTCTTTCAATAGCCTTTACAGTAGGTAAAAGCCCTGCAATCCCTTCTACTGCAACTACTACTAAATCAGCTTCATACTCTACTATATTTTGAAGTCCTTTTTGTCCTGTCAAAATTTCAATATTTTTATTTATCTTTGCTTTTAGTTTATAGGCTTTATTCTCATCTTTTACTGCAACAACTTCAGGATTAAATTCTTCAATCTGTTGGGCCAATAGGTCTACATTGTTATAAGCAGTGAGACCAACTACTTTGAAATTATCTCTGAAATTTTTTATCACATCTAAAGTTTGCGTTCCTATAGAACCGGTTGCCCCTAAAATTATTACTCTTTTCATCAGTTGCATCCTTTCTCACTCAGATTATATATTGAAAAAAGAAATATATAAAAGGAGAAACAAATAAAATGCTGTCAAATCTGTCTAAAATTCCACCATGGCCGGGAATTATTTTTCCAAAGTCTTTAATGTAACAATTTCGTTTTATAGCTGAAGCAACTAAATCCCCAATTTGTGCAACTAAACTTCCTAATAAGCCTATCACTACACCAAGGTACAAGCTGACATTTGATTGTGGGAAAAGCAATGCAAAGATTACGCAGCCTACAATTGAACCTATAATACCTCCAATTGCCCCTTCTACTGTCTTTTTAGGACTTATTGAAGGAATAAGCTTATGATTGCCAAAAAACCTACCAGTAAAATACGCAAAAGTATCTGTCATCCAAGACACGATAAATATAAACCATACTATGTACATTCCATTTGGTATTTCCCTAATTTTTTCTATGTACAAAAAAAACACGGGAATATATATAATACCCATCAAAGTTAAAGCATAATCCTTAATCGTGTATTTTCTATTAGTAAGCAACAATAAAAGCAATATCATGCTAATTATGACTAATATATCAAAATTCCACAGTTTGTTTTCCAAAAAATATATAACCAATACTGATAAATATCCAAAAATTTTAACAGGTCGTATACCAATTTGTTTAGTAGCATTGTAAAACTCATTAAGTCCTATAATACTTAAAATTATCAAAGCTGCTGTTAAAAAAGCTCCCCCTTTTATTAAGACAAAAAACAAAATCGGCAAACCAACTATAGCACTTATAACCCTTATTTTTAGCATATTTATCTCTCCCTTTTATATTCCCCCAAACCTTCTCTTTCGAGTCTGATAGTATAATATTGCTTCTATCAGGTGTTTTTTATTAAAATCTGGCCATAAAACATCTGTAAACCACAACTCAGAATATGCCGACTGCCATAACAGGAAATTGCTCAACCTTTTTTCACCACTGGTTCTTATTATCAAATCAGGGTCTGGCTGATTTTGAGTATAAAGATTTTCACTTACAATTTGTTCTGTAATAGCATCAATTGACAGTTCTTTGTTTACAACCTTATGACAAATTTTTTTTACTGCTTTTACTATTTCGTCCCTTCCTCCATAGTTTAATGCTATATTTAATACAAGTCCATCATTTTCCTTTGTTATATTTTGAGCACGATCTATTTCAACTTTACATTTTTTAGGTAAAAATGAAATATCACCTATAAAATTAATTTTCACATTGTTTTTGTTAAGCTCATTTACTTCTTTCGACAAATACTCTACCAGTAAATCCATTAAAAAATTTACTTCTTCCAGTGGTCTTTTCCAGTTTTCTGTAGAAAATGCGTATAAAGTTAGATATTTTATCCCTAATTCGCTACAGGCTTTTACAATTTCTCTTACTGTCTTGACACCAGCCTTATGGCCGTAAATCCTCATCATACCTCTTTTTTGTGCCCATCTGCCATTTCCGTCCATAATAATTCCTATGTGGACAGGTAATCGACTTTTATCGATTTTAGATGTTAAATCTTTAATTTTTCGCAAAAAAAACGCCATTAGCTTTCCTCCTCATTTTATAAGGGCAACACCCCCTCTTAAGAGGGGGTTAAAATCTCGCAACAGTAATTTTGAAAACGTCTTTCGTTTCAATAATCCTTATGACTTTTAAACGATAGCCCTTGTACTCAAAAATAGGTTTGGTCACAAAAACGTCAAACTTTGCATTTTTGGGTAATTTTTCAATAACTTCTTGCAAATCCATACCTATAAATCTATTAAGGTCAATCAAACTTCCATAATCTCCTTTTCTTTTATTTCCACTAATTTGTCTATTTCTTTAATATATTTATCTGTCAATTTTTGTATTGCCTCTTCTCTCTTTTTCCTTTCATCTTCTGAAATTTCACCATTCTTCTCCATTTTCTTTACTGAGTCATTGGCATCCCTTCGTATTTGCCTTACTGCAACTTTAGCTTCTTCTGCCTTTTTATGGACTAATTTAACTAATTCTTTTCTTCTTTCCTCTGTCAGCTCAGGAAAAACTAATCTTAAAACTTTCCCATCCGAAACAGGATTGATTCCCAAATCAGATTTTTGTATAGCTTTTTCAATATCGCTTATTTTTGAAGTATCCCACGGCTGTACTATTAAAACTCTCGGTTCTGGAGACGTAATAGTAGCTAATCTG contains:
- a CDS encoding PolC-type DNA polymerase III; the protein is MIPSFLQNEFHIKRVKLIKKERKLILNVIGDNKKTAEMQKLKSFILTKLPLVKDIDIVIEKPKTLNNLQDVIDNFESIVIRVSENFTSALSFLKTCNINLRENRLVLEAPNEVVYEFIKANKIAFAIKELLKEEYDFSVDIDVVLNEEFENTLGKIIEEDTKIIEEVTRNSKEITDKIEKQKDLKVLVGKEIKEAAIPIKDISAESEEVVIEGKIFSVDFKELKSKILMTFDITDYTSSIAVKAFLTEDKYSSLKEVIDIDAFVKVRGTVIYDKYEGDLIINLKDLQLVAPRVREDLSKEKRVELHLHTQMSSMDAVASITDLVKRAAEWGHKAIAVTDHAVVQAFPEAMEASQKYGVKVIYGVEGYLVDDGIPIVTGETDLTLEDEFTVFDIETTGLSNINDEIIEIGAVKIKGGKIVDTFETFVNPRVPISSFITKLTGINESMVKDAPTIEKVLPKFLEFASNSVLVAHNANFDVSFIKSKAKRLNLNIKNAVLDTLELSRHLFKELKNYKLDTVAEHLQVKLEHHHRAVDDAMATAEIFIKSLDKLKELNIKKVSEINTVLKESQVDIKKLPVYHVTVLVKDQRGLRNLYEIISKSNLEYFHRTPRIPKSLLISMREGLIIGSACEQGEVFRAIVSNLEENKLESIIAFYDYLEVQPIGNNEFLIEKGEVKSIEDLKEINKKIYQLGKKYNKLVVATGDVHFLDPWDDIYRKILMVGKGYKDADRQPPLYFKTTDEMLKEFEYLGEEVAKEIVIDNPNKIADSIEEVKPIPDGTFPPVIEGAEEELRRLTLTKAHEIYGNPLPEIVQSRLDRELNSIINNGYAVMYIIAQKLVSKSLKDGYLVGSRGSVGSSLVATMSGITEVNPLPPHYVCPNCKHSEFITDGSYGCGVDMPDKVCPSCGTLMKKDGFDIPFEVFLGFEGDKEPDIDLNFSGEYQPVAHKYTEELFGKGHVFRAGTIGTLADKTAFGYVKKYFEERNLVVHKSEIKRLTMGCTGVKRTTGQHPGGIMVVPKDKSIYDFTPIQHPADAEDTDVITTHFDYHSISGRLLKLDILGHDDPTVIRMLEDLTGINAREIPLDDKKTMSLFTSVEALGIDPEELNTPVGTLGLPEFGTKFVRQMLIDTCPTTFAELVRISGLSHGTDVWLNNAQDIIREGIATLKEVISTRDDIMLYLISKGMDKKLSFKIMENVRKGKGVTQEEIEEMRKHGVPNWFIESCQKIKYMFPKAHAVAYVIMAFRIAYFKVHYPEAFYATYFTVRADDFNLDIVLKGKDSIKNAIKEIEAKGNNASPKEKSLLTVLEVALEMYLRGFKFINVDLYKSDAVKFLITEEGLLPPLNSLEGVGIQAAKAIAQERENGKFLSVEDFRNRTKVSKTVIEILKQYGCLTDLPESNQLSLF
- a CDS encoding glycosyltransferase family 2 protein; protein product: MISVIVPAFNEGKNIGRVLSVLEKIDIIDEIIVVNDGSTDDTKEQALKYNVKVFDLEENSGKGKALKAGIENSKGDIIVMLDADLIGLTEKHFLSLVNPVLKDEADMTIGIFAGGRKFTDFAQKVAPFLSGQRAIKRKFLENIQEMEMSRFGVEIALNRHAIKNNLRIVNVPLENMTHVMKEEKLGFFRGFYARLRMYFDIIKMWV
- the ispG gene encoding flavodoxin-dependent (E)-4-hydroxy-3-methylbut-2-enyl-diphosphate synthase, which codes for MRKITCEVKIGNKKIGGNNPILVQSMTNTDTHDIEKTIEQIKRLEAEGCDIIRVAVPDMKAAEAIKEIKKNINIPLVADIHFDYRLAIKSIENGADKIRINPGNIGKEENIKKVVEMAKERGIPIRIGVNSGSLKKEILNKYKGVTAEAVVESALKNVLILEKLGFYDIVISLKTPNVPLTIEAYKLASSKVNYPLHVGITEAGTIEAGTIKSAIGIGTLLYLGIGDTIRVSLTGDPVHEIRVGKQILRSLGLLKEGVEIISCPTCGRTKIDLIKLAEEVEKRTMHIKKPLKVAVMGCAVNGPGEAKEADIGIAGGDGEGLIFKKGKVYKKVKEKDLVDELMKEIERLVKEDF